The window ATGTATTTAACCTTGAAAATTTATCACCTCTTTTAATATAAGCTGTTCTTGATACAATATATGCATTTTCTATCTTTCTAACAGGAATTGACAATTTATTAAAAAATTCCAAAACAGGTTCCATATCATCAACAACTTCTATTGATAAAATTGTTCTCAAATCTCCACTCTCGGTTATATATCTTGCAATATCCTCAATTGTTTTTGTTGAGCTATATTTAAATAAGTCCATAACATATGGCAATGAAGGTTGTGCAATAACTTGTCTTGCAACAGCAACATTTCTTAATATCTCAACCGACAATGGCCTTTTCAGACTTATATCAACCTTTTTTTGAAGTCCCCTTAGCATTAAAGCAAGGTAAGAAGGTTTTACCGCTTCACCATCTCCTGTCGAAATTAAATATTCATCGCTTCCTTCGTATTTTTTCAACCACTTATCAATCGGTGGTACAATTTCTACTTCATAATTTTCATCTGAGACATACAAATAATTTCCTTTTATATCTGTACCTTTTAGTTTTACAATATCTCCAGATTTCAATCCCAAAATACCAGCGAGCCCAACTAAAAGCACATACTTTTCGTTGCCATGTTTTGCCATCTTTTCTGCTTCTTCATATAATTTCCAAAAATCTAAATAACTTATCATTTCATAATCTGCTTTTTTATAAGGAACTTTTAAATCTTCTACAACTTCTGAATAAATTAGTGGATAAAATCTTTGTAAAAAAGCCCTTAATGGAACAAAATATTGTCTCCACGCTGTCGATTTGTAATTTTCTTTTATTTTCGAAAGCCATTTCCTAACATTTTCGCTCGTTACATTACCTTCTACAAATTTTAAAAACGAATCAACCATATTAACATAATTTTTCTTAGTGCTCTCTGATATATTTTGAGTGTTTATATATTCTATAAATCTTTCTAAATCCGAGTTTATATTCACTCTATATCCACCTCCAAAAAACTAAGAAATTTATTCGTATTTTGATTATAACATAAATTATATTTATTTTTCTTTTAAATAGTCTTACTAAAGTTACAATTCGCATTGCGAATTTTTAAATACTTTTACATTTTAGTAAATAAAACATGCATCACCTAGTGAGAAAAATCTATACTTCATCCTTACAGCAGTATTATAAGCTTCTAGAATAAAATCTTTTCCTGCAAAAGCAGCGACAAGCATTAAAAGTGTAGATTTTGGAAGATGAAAATTCGTTATTATTGCATCTGTCAATTTAAATTCAAAAGGTGGATAAATAAATATATCAGTTTTTCCATGATAACTTTCTTGATTAGAAAGTCTTGCAATCGTCTCAAGAGTTCTTACACTGGTTGTCCCAACTGCTATTATTCTTCCTTTATTCTTCCTTATTTCTCTTATCTTTTTAACAGTTTCAGCTGGCACATAGTACCTTTCTGAATGCATTTTATGCTCTCTTATATCCTCAACCTTTACTGGTCTAAAAGTACCAAGCCCAACGTGTAAAATTAAATCTGCAAATTCCACACCTTTATCCATTAATCTTTCAAGGAGTTCTTCTGTAAAATGAAGCCCAGCTGTAGGTGCTGCAACCGACCCAGTCTCTTTTGAATACACTGTTTGATATCTTTCAAACGGAACTTGCTGGTTTTTTATATATGGTGGTAGTGGTGCATTTCCAAGTTCAAATAATTTATCATCACTGCAATTAAATTCTAAGATTCTTGCTCCTTGCTGTGCGTAATCTTTACATACTACTTCTACATCATTAGATAAAATAATTTTTGTTCCTTTTTTAACTTTACTGCCTGGTTTTACCAACGCCTCCCAAACACCTTCACTTATTTTTTCTAGAAGTAAAATTTCAACTCTGGCTCCCGTTTCTTTTACTCCATATAGCCTTGCAGGAATCACTTTTGTAATATTTCTAACTAGCAAATCTCCAGGCTTTAAATACTCAACAATATCTCTAAAAATTTTATGTTCAATTGTTTTTTCTTTTCTATTTAACACCATCAATCTAGAAGAATCTCTCGGATCTGCAGGAGTTTGAGCAATCAGCTCCTCTGGTAAGTAATAATCAAAATCGCTAAGCTTCATCTATCTTCCTCCTTCTAAAAAATTGGGGAGGTAATTTCACCTCCCCATTTTTTAATTATTTTCTTAATCCTAATTTTTGAATTACATTCTTGTATGATTCTGGATCTTTGTTTCTTAAATATTTCAAAATTTTTCTTCTTCTTCCAACAAGTTTCATAAGTCCTCTTCTTGAGTGATAATCTTTTGGATGTTTTTTCAAGTGCTCTGTTAAGTGTTTAATTCTTGCAGTTAAAAGAGCAATTTGCACTTCTGTACTTCCAGTGTCACCCTCGTGAATTTGAAATTCCTTAATGATTTCCTCTTTGTTCATATCTTTACACCTCCACACTTTATTCCCACTACCAAGTAGGGGACTAATCCACCTACCGAGTAGGGGTCACATATATGATACATTAATTTTTTTTAAAAGTCAATATTTATATCTCATTTATAGCATTTAAAATTTGCTCCATATTTGCATCAATTAATATTGCTTCTCTTCCTCTTTCTTTTATTTCTACTTTTCCTTCTTTTAATTTCCTACCCACAGTAATTCTTAGTGGAAATCCTATTAAATCCGCATCTTTAAACTTAACACCTGGTGATACATTTCTATCGTCAATAATTACATCTACACCTTTATCTAATAAATAACTGTACAACTTTTCAGAAAATTCTTTTTCTTTTTCCTTTCCAACTACAACAATGTCCACTTCGTATGGTGCAACTGAACGTGGCCAAATTATCCCATCATCATCATGGAGCTGTTCAACTATTGCACCTAAAGTTCTTGAAATTCCCCAGCCATAACATCCCATAATAAATGACTTCATTTTACCATCTTTATCCATATATTTTACATTCATTGAATCTGAATACTTTGTTCCAAGTTTGAATATATGACCTAATTCAATACCTTTTTCTCCTTTCAAAGGTTTGCCACAAACAGGACATGGATCACCAATTTGAACTACTACCAAATCAGTCCATTCACTAACCTTAAAGTCCCTATCTAAATTTACATTTATATAGTGATAATCTTTTTCCATTCCACCCACGACAAAGTTTTTCATATATTTAATTCCATAATCTGCCACTATTCTAACTTTATCTGCTCCTACTGGTCCTAAAAATCCTATTGGAACTCCAAACTCTTCAAGAATCTCATTTGCTTCTGCCATCTGCAAAGATTGATCACCTAAATATGCCTTTAACTTTTCAAAATTAAGTTCTCTATCTCCCGGCACAAGAGCCATAACAAATCCTTCACGTCCTTTAAAGACTAACGATTTAACTATTTTTCTAATTGGAACGTTTAAAAATTCTGCTACTTGCTCAACAGTTCTTATATTTGGAGTATATACTTTTTCTAATTTTTTCTCAGCTTCATCATCTTTTTCGTAATCACCTTTGTATGGTACTCTTTCATCACTTCCTGCATACCCACAATCACAATACAAAACATTACTCTCTCCAGTATTTGCAAAAGCAACAAATTCATGAGATTCATTTCCACCAATTGCTCCTGTTGCCGCTTCTATTATAGAATATCTTAATCCAATTCTTTCCATTATTTTTGAATATGCGTTTTTAAATAATTGATAAGTCTCATCCAGTGATTCCCATGAATCATGAAAGCTGTATGCATCTTTCATAATGAATTCTCTTGCACGTAAAACACCAAACCTAGGTCTAATTTCATCCCTAAATTTAGTAGTTATCTGATATAAAGAAACTGGAAGCTGTTTATATGAATTTAACTCATTTCTAATCAATTCAGTAACAAGCTCTTCATGTGTTGGACCTAACGTAAAATCTCTATTGTGCCTGTCTTTTAACTTCATCATTTCAGGGCCATAATCATCCCAGCGCCCACTTCTTTGCCAGAGTTCTGCAGGCTGAATTATAGGCATAAGTATTTCTTGAGCACCAATTTTATTCATTTCTTCCCTGACGATATTCTCAATTTTCAAAAGAGTTCTTCTTGCAAGTGGAAGATATGTGTAAACCCCTGCTGCGATCTTTCTAATAAATCCCGCCCTTTGAAGTAATGCTTGACTTGGAATTTCCGCATCTGATGGATCTTCCCTGAGTGTTGGTGCATAAAGCCTTGAAAATCTCATTCCTCCACCTCCAAAATCTCCCACTTTGTGCCATCAGGAGTATCTAATATCTTAACATTGGAATTTAATAGTGCATCACGAATCATATCAGCTGCTTCAAAATTCTTAGCTTTTCTAAATTCCTGTCTTACATTTAATATTTCTTCAATTATTTTATTTGTATTTTCACTTTCTGAAATTTTCACTCCACCTTCAAATAACCCAAGAACGCTTCCAAAAACTCTTGTAATAAGATGATATCTTTTTAGTGCCTCATCATCTTTTCCTTCATCCATTGCTTTATTTAATTCTTTTGAAAGGTCAAATATAAGTGCAATTGCTTTTGGGGTATTAAAATCATCTTCAAGCGCTTCTACAAATTTTTGCTCAATATCATTCATATATTCATCACGCTTTGGAACTTTTGGATACGGATACTTTTCTTCAAATCTATTTAGAGTTTTTAATACCTTTAAAGCAGCTTTTTTATTTTCCATCATAATTTCATCCGAAAATTCTATAGGAGTTCTATAATGCTTTGAAAGTAAAAATAGTTTTACTGCATCTTTTCCATATCTTTTAACAGCTTCTCTGACCAAAAATACATTTCCTATAGACTTACTCATTTTATCTCCACGAGTAATTATCATTCCATTATGCATCCAATATCTTGCAAAAGGCTTCCCAGTCAGCGCTTCACTCTGCGCTTTTTCATCCTCATGATGTGGGAAGATCAAATCTTCTCCACCTGCATGAATATCAAATGTATCTCCCAAAAGCTTTTGAGACATAACTGAACATTCTATATGCCATCCTGGTCTACCACAACTCCATGGACTATCCCAGCTAGGTTCTCCAGGTTTTACAGCCTTCCAAAGTGCAAAGTCAAGAGGATCTTTTTTCAATGTATTTACTTCAACTCTTGCACCCGAAATTAAATCTTCAATTTTTTTACCAGAAAGTTCTCCATACCGCTCAAATTTTTTAACACTAAAATACACATCGCCATTTTCAGCTGTATAGGCATAACCTTTTGAAATTAACTTTTCAACAGCCTCGACAATCTCATTAACATAATCGGTTGTTCTTGGATGAAAATTTGCTGCACGTATTCCCAAACTTTGTGCGTCTTTCCAATACTCTGCAATAAATGTATCTGCAACGTCTTTAAAATCAACGCCCCATTCATTTGCTTCGTTGATGATTTTATCATCAATATCAGTAAAATTTTGAACCATTATAACCTTATAGCCTCTATATTCTAAAAAACGCCTGAATGCATCAAAAACCACCGCAGGTCTTGCATTTCCAATATGTATATAGTTATATACAGTTGGCCCACACACATACATTTTGACAACGCCAGGTTCAATTGTTTTAAGTTCTTCTTTTTTCCCAGTTTCAGTGTTTGTTATGTAAATAGCCATACTACATCACCCCAGTTGTTTTTGAATCCTTTTAACAATGTTTTTCTTTCCTAGAAGATAAACTATATCAATCAATTCTGGACCTTCTTCTCTTCCAGTTAATACAATCCTAAGATTCATATAAAAGTCTTTCCCTTTTACTTTCCCTTTTTTCATTGCATTTTTAAATGCTTGATAAATATTATTTTCATCCCAATTTTCAATGTTTTCTATTTCTTTTACTAATTCACTATATACTTGTTTTACCTCATCTGACAACTCTACTTTAATTTCTGGTTCTACAAAGAAAAATTCTATTAGCTCTGGTATCTGACTTAATTCTTCAACTCTATCCTTAATCGCTCTAAGAAGTCTTATAAACCACTCTTTTCTTTCATTTATTTCTTCTTCTCTTGCAAACTTTTCCAAGTAAGGCTTTGAAACCTCAAGCATTTCTTCATCACTTAAATGTCTGAAATGCTCCGCATTCATCCATTTTAATTTTTGCGGATCAAAAATTGCAGGATTTTTCCCCAATCTATCCAAAGAAAATGCATTAATTAATTCTTCTAAAGACATAATTTCCTTTCCTTCTGGGT of the Thermosipho japonicus genome contains:
- the cysS gene encoding cysteine--tRNA ligase, yielding MAIYITNTETGKKEELKTIEPGVVKMYVCGPTVYNYIHIGNARPAVVFDAFRRFLEYRGYKVIMVQNFTDIDDKIINEANEWGVDFKDVADTFIAEYWKDAQSLGIRAANFHPRTTDYVNEIVEAVEKLISKGYAYTAENGDVYFSVKKFERYGELSGKKIEDLISGARVEVNTLKKDPLDFALWKAVKPGEPSWDSPWSCGRPGWHIECSVMSQKLLGDTFDIHAGGEDLIFPHHEDEKAQSEALTGKPFARYWMHNGMIITRGDKMSKSIGNVFLVREAVKRYGKDAVKLFLLSKHYRTPIEFSDEIMMENKKAALKVLKTLNRFEEKYPYPKVPKRDEYMNDIEQKFVEALEDDFNTPKAIALIFDLSKELNKAMDEGKDDEALKRYHLITRVFGSVLGLFEGGVKISESENTNKIIEEILNVRQEFRKAKNFEAADMIRDALLNSNVKILDTPDGTKWEILEVEE
- a CDS encoding proline--tRNA ligase — translated: MRFSRLYAPTLREDPSDAEIPSQALLQRAGFIRKIAAGVYTYLPLARRTLLKIENIVREEMNKIGAQEILMPIIQPAELWQRSGRWDDYGPEMMKLKDRHNRDFTLGPTHEELVTELIRNELNSYKQLPVSLYQITTKFRDEIRPRFGVLRAREFIMKDAYSFHDSWESLDETYQLFKNAYSKIMERIGLRYSIIEAATGAIGGNESHEFVAFANTGESNVLYCDCGYAGSDERVPYKGDYEKDDEAEKKLEKVYTPNIRTVEQVAEFLNVPIRKIVKSLVFKGREGFVMALVPGDRELNFEKLKAYLGDQSLQMAEANEILEEFGVPIGFLGPVGADKVRIVADYGIKYMKNFVVGGMEKDYHYINVNLDRDFKVSEWTDLVVVQIGDPCPVCGKPLKGEKGIELGHIFKLGTKYSDSMNVKYMDKDGKMKSFIMGCYGWGISRTLGAIVEQLHDDDGIIWPRSVAPYEVDIVVVGKEKEKEFSEKLYSYLLDKGVDVIIDDRNVSPGVKFKDADLIGFPLRITVGRKLKEGKVEIKERGREAILIDANMEQILNAINEI
- the queA gene encoding tRNA preQ1(34) S-adenosylmethionine ribosyltransferase-isomerase QueA, which encodes MKLSDFDYYLPEELIAQTPADPRDSSRLMVLNRKEKTIEHKIFRDIVEYLKPGDLLVRNITKVIPARLYGVKETGARVEILLLEKISEGVWEALVKPGSKVKKGTKIILSNDVEVVCKDYAQQGARILEFNCSDDKLFELGNAPLPPYIKNQQVPFERYQTVYSKETGSVAAPTAGLHFTEELLERLMDKGVEFADLILHVGLGTFRPVKVEDIREHKMHSERYYVPAETVKKIREIRKNKGRIIAVGTTSVRTLETIARLSNQESYHGKTDIFIYPPFEFKLTDAIITNFHLPKSTLLMLVAAFAGKDFILEAYNTAVRMKYRFFSLGDACFIY
- the rpsO gene encoding 30S ribosomal protein S15, which encodes MNKEEIIKEFQIHEGDTGSTEVQIALLTARIKHLTEHLKKHPKDYHSRRGLMKLVGRRRKILKYLRNKDPESYKNVIQKLGLRK
- a CDS encoding site-specific integrase; the protein is MNINSDLERFIEYINTQNISESTKKNYVNMVDSFLKFVEGNVTSENVRKWLSKIKENYKSTAWRQYFVPLRAFLQRFYPLIYSEVVEDLKVPYKKADYEMISYLDFWKLYEEAEKMAKHGNEKYVLLVGLAGILGLKSGDIVKLKGTDIKGNYLYVSDENYEVEIVPPIDKWLKKYEGSDEYLISTGDGEAVKPSYLALMLRGLQKKVDISLKRPLSVEILRNVAVARQVIAQPSLPYVMDLFKYSSTKTIEDIARYITESGDLRTILSIEVVDDMEPVLEFFNKLSIPVRKIENAYIVSRTAYIKRGDKFSRLNTLFVVRNLDGWQEYIEKLGYEVKRKPNDNFFIFLAGKLRVAFLELDDI